In Comamonas sp. lk, the following proteins share a genomic window:
- a CDS encoding NAD(P)-dependent oxidoreductase → MSTALKIAVLGTGMMGLPMARRLADAGHEVHAWNRTQAKAEPLAAHGVKIHEHAADAVCGVDFAVSLLENGAIVGDVLFTLGVAAAMPKGSLFIDMASIQPREAREHADKLKALGVQHLDAPVSGGTLGAEAGTLAIMAGGDETDFNRAQPVFAALGRATHVGPHGAGQLAKLANQMIVGITIGAVAEALLLAERGGADPAKVREAISGGFADSRILQVHGERMVNHDFAPRGRMTVQLKDMRNAIATAEEIGFDAPITDLLEQLYAEGVKNGLGDLDQAGLFVELQRRNALD, encoded by the coding sequence ATGAGCACCGCTTTGAAAATTGCAGTTCTGGGCACGGGAATGATGGGCCTGCCCATGGCGCGCCGATTGGCCGATGCCGGACATGAAGTCCATGCCTGGAACCGTACCCAGGCCAAGGCCGAGCCGCTGGCCGCCCATGGCGTGAAGATTCACGAACATGCCGCCGATGCCGTGTGCGGCGTGGATTTTGCCGTGAGCCTGCTGGAGAACGGCGCCATCGTGGGCGATGTGCTGTTCACTCTGGGCGTAGCCGCTGCCATGCCCAAGGGTTCGCTATTCATCGACATGGCCTCCATCCAGCCCCGCGAGGCACGCGAGCACGCCGACAAGCTCAAAGCCCTGGGCGTGCAGCACCTCGACGCCCCCGTCTCCGGCGGCACGCTGGGTGCCGAAGCCGGCACGCTGGCCATCATGGCCGGCGGCGATGAGACCGACTTCAACCGTGCCCAGCCCGTGTTTGCCGCCCTGGGCCGCGCCACCCATGTAGGCCCGCATGGCGCAGGTCAGCTGGCCAAGCTGGCCAATCAGATGATTGTGGGCATCACCATCGGCGCTGTGGCCGAGGCCCTGCTGCTGGCCGAGCGCGGCGGCGCAGATCCGGCCAAGGTGCGCGAAGCCATCTCCGGCGGCTTTGCCGACAGCCGCATCCTGCAAGTGCATGGCGAACGCATGGTCAACCATGACTTCGCGCCCCGTGGCCGCATGACGGTGCAGCTCAAGGACATGCGCAACGCCATCGCCACCGCCGAGGAAATCGGCTTCGATGCCCCGATTACCGACTTGCTGGAGCAACTCTATGCCGAAGGCGTGAAGAACGGTCTGGGCGACCTGGATCAGGCCGGTTTGTTCGTGGAACTGCAGCGCCGCAACGCTTTGGATTGA
- a CDS encoding DEAD/DEAH box helicase, translating into MTEKSLEQGQVAAADISLSSPEIESRLDAMLAAADAEENGIELASEELAEEEQVADEPNGFVELGLAPELVQAVADLGYTKPTSVQMQAIPLAMSSGGDQAFVDLMVSSQTGSGKTAAFLLPVLHTLISQKADEEAELNAEFDRQCAEAAANGEPLPKRNRRKDPTNPRNFKAAVPGALILCPTRELAQQVAHDAIELVKHCRGIRVANIVGGMPYQLQIAKLQNANLVVATPGRLLDLQRSMQIKLDKVQFLVVDEADRMLDLGFSDDLAEVNQMTSQRKQTMMFSATFAPRVQQLAMRVMHDNGSGVKKLTIDSPQEKHSSIKQVLFWADNAQHKRKMLDHWLRDSSINQAIVFASTQVECDGLATDLQQDGFSAVALHGALSQGLRNRRLMALRNGQVQILVATDVAARGIDVPTITHVFNYGLPMKAEDYTHRIGRTGRAGREGTAVTFAEFRDRRRVFDIEGYTRQQFKAEVLPGLEPVQRFPAAGERDGRRGGGGGGGGSRGGYGARRDGEGYGRKSGFGGFGAGRGGDRNERSFGGDRGGFGGDRGGDRFNNDRGGDRPGFGAPRADRGGERSFAGRDAAPRPAFGGERQERSFDRGNDRGGFGGGDRGGDRGGFAGGQRREGGDFGARKSFGGGASRDGAHAGAREGGFRGGESRGFGGGDRRPAFGQSAGKPYQPHGDRGADRGFERKPRAPRRDER; encoded by the coding sequence ATGACCGAAAAATCCCTGGAGCAGGGCCAAGTGGCCGCTGCTGATATCTCTTTGTCTTCTCCTGAAATTGAATCCCGTCTGGACGCCATGCTGGCTGCCGCCGATGCTGAAGAAAACGGCATTGAACTGGCAAGCGAAGAGCTGGCTGAAGAAGAGCAAGTTGCTGACGAGCCTAACGGCTTTGTAGAACTGGGTCTGGCCCCTGAACTGGTGCAGGCTGTTGCCGATCTGGGCTACACCAAGCCTACCAGCGTGCAAATGCAGGCCATTCCCTTGGCCATGAGCAGTGGTGGCGATCAGGCGTTTGTGGACCTGATGGTTTCCAGCCAAACCGGTTCCGGCAAGACTGCTGCTTTCCTGTTGCCCGTGCTGCACACTTTGATTAGCCAGAAGGCTGACGAAGAAGCCGAACTGAACGCCGAATTCGATCGTCAGTGCGCAGAAGCCGCGGCCAATGGCGAGCCATTGCCTAAGCGCAATCGCCGCAAGGATCCGACCAACCCCCGCAATTTCAAGGCTGCCGTTCCCGGCGCCCTGATTCTGTGCCCTACACGTGAACTGGCTCAGCAAGTGGCGCATGACGCTATCGAGCTGGTCAAGCACTGCCGTGGTATCCGTGTCGCCAACATCGTGGGCGGCATGCCTTACCAACTGCAGATCGCCAAGCTGCAAAACGCCAATCTGGTAGTTGCAACCCCTGGCCGTCTGCTGGACCTGCAGCGCTCCATGCAAATCAAGCTGGACAAGGTGCAGTTCCTGGTGGTTGACGAAGCCGACCGTATGCTGGATCTGGGCTTCTCCGACGATCTGGCGGAAGTCAACCAGATGACGTCTCAGCGCAAGCAGACCATGATGTTCAGCGCTACGTTTGCACCCCGCGTGCAACAGCTGGCCATGCGTGTGATGCATGACAACGGCTCTGGCGTCAAGAAGCTGACGATTGATTCGCCCCAGGAGAAGCATTCCAGCATCAAGCAAGTGCTGTTCTGGGCCGACAACGCCCAGCACAAGCGCAAGATGCTGGACCACTGGCTGCGTGACAGCAGCATCAACCAAGCCATCGTGTTTGCTTCCACGCAAGTGGAATGTGACGGTCTGGCCACCGATCTGCAGCAAGACGGCTTCTCTGCCGTGGCCCTGCACGGTGCTCTGAGCCAGGGTCTGCGTAACCGCCGCCTGATGGCGCTGCGCAATGGTCAGGTGCAAATCCTGGTGGCAACCGATGTGGCTGCCCGTGGTATTGACGTGCCCACCATTACCCACGTGTTCAACTACGGTCTGCCCATGAAGGCCGAAGACTACACCCACCGCATTGGCCGTACCGGCCGTGCTGGCCGCGAAGGCACGGCCGTGACTTTCGCCGAGTTCCGCGATCGTCGCCGCGTGTTCGACATCGAAGGCTATACCCGCCAGCAATTCAAGGCTGAAGTGCTGCCAGGTCTGGAGCCTGTGCAACGTTTCCCTGCAGCCGGTGAGCGTGATGGCCGTCGTGGCGGCGGTGGTGGTGGCGGCGGTAGCCGTGGTGGCTACGGTGCTCGCCGTGATGGCGAGGGCTATGGCCGCAAGAGCGGTTTCGGTGGCTTCGGCGCCGGCCGTGGCGGTGATCGCAACGAGCGCAGCTTCGGCGGAGACCGTGGTGGCTTTGGTGGCGATCGCGGTGGCGACCGTTTCAACAACGACCGTGGCGGTGATCGTCCTGGCTTCGGCGCACCTCGCGCTGATCGTGGTGGCGAGCGTAGCTTTGCTGGCCGTGATGCAGCTCCCCGTCCCGCTTTTGGCGGCGAACGTCAGGAGCGCAGCTTTGACCGCGGCAATGACCGCGGCGGCTTCGGCGGCGGCGACCGTGGTGGTGATCGCGGCGGTTTTGCCGGCGGTCAGCGTCGTGAAGGCGGCGACTTCGGTGCCCGCAAGAGCTTTGGTGGCGGCGCCAGCCGTGACGGTGCTCATGCCGGTGCTCGCGAAGGCGGCTTCCGCGGTGGCGAATCGCGTGGTTTTGGCGGCGGTGATCGTCGTCCGGCCTTTGGTCAAAGCGCTGGCAAGCCTTATCAGCCCCACGGTGATCGTGGTGCCGACCGTGGCTTTGAGCGCAAGCCCCGCGCCCCCCGTCGTGACGAGCGTTGA
- a CDS encoding multidrug effflux MFS transporter: protein MQNNFSTFWRGPRWALAVLLAILGMLGPFSVDTYIPAFSGIAQALGATPLEMQQTLSAYLFGFAFMNLFHGALADSFGRRPVILWGLVMFTLASAGCALSQNITQLVMFRALQGLSTGAGIVVSRAIVRDIFPPNQAQSLMAQITIFFGIAPALAPMLGGWLFVHLNWQAVFWFLTAIGVALWAINLRFLPESLPADKRQPFKFKPLMQGYGTLFTDPRFLLLAFASGVPFNGMFLYLLSAPAFLGDLLHLEPTQFFWFFIAMIGGIMAGSWTSGRLAGRIPPKRQIRHGFLIMVVTSLINLTANLIWPAHVSWALIPISLFSYGWALMVPVVTLLVLDIHPTRRGLASSLQAVVGSVANGFVAGVIAPLVMHSAVLLAIGSISMLVIGLLSWMLLHHYWPEIGRHASET, encoded by the coding sequence ATGCAAAACAACTTTTCCACGTTCTGGCGCGGACCGCGCTGGGCACTGGCCGTGCTGCTGGCCATTCTGGGCATGTTGGGCCCCTTCTCGGTGGACACCTACATCCCAGCCTTCTCCGGCATCGCCCAGGCACTGGGCGCCACACCGCTGGAGATGCAGCAAACGCTGTCAGCCTATCTGTTTGGCTTCGCCTTCATGAACCTGTTCCACGGCGCGCTGGCGGACAGCTTCGGCCGCCGCCCCGTCATTCTCTGGGGCCTGGTCATGTTCACACTGGCATCTGCGGGCTGCGCCCTGTCCCAGAACATCACGCAACTGGTGATGTTCCGCGCCCTGCAAGGTCTGTCCACGGGGGCCGGGATTGTGGTGTCGCGCGCCATCGTGCGTGACATCTTCCCGCCCAATCAGGCCCAGAGCCTGATGGCGCAGATCACCATCTTCTTCGGCATCGCCCCGGCCCTGGCCCCCATGCTGGGCGGCTGGCTGTTCGTGCATCTGAACTGGCAAGCCGTGTTCTGGTTCCTCACCGCGATAGGCGTCGCACTCTGGGCCATCAACCTGCGTTTTCTGCCCGAATCGCTGCCAGCCGACAAGCGCCAGCCTTTCAAGTTCAAACCGCTGATGCAAGGCTATGGAACGCTGTTTACCGACCCGCGCTTTCTGCTGCTGGCCTTTGCCAGCGGCGTGCCGTTCAACGGCATGTTTCTCTATCTGCTGTCGGCCCCCGCCTTCCTCGGTGATTTGCTGCACCTGGAGCCCACGCAGTTCTTCTGGTTCTTCATCGCCATGATTGGCGGCATCATGGCCGGCAGCTGGACCAGCGGGCGTCTGGCGGGCCGCATCCCGCCCAAGCGCCAGATCCGCCATGGCTTTCTAATCATGGTCGTGACCTCGCTGATCAATCTGACTGCCAATCTGATCTGGCCGGCCCATGTCAGCTGGGCGCTGATTCCCATCAGCCTGTTCTCCTATGGCTGGGCGCTGATGGTGCCGGTGGTCACGCTGCTGGTACTGGACATCCACCCCACACGCCGCGGCCTGGCCTCGTCGCTTCAGGCTGTGGTGGGCTCGGTCGCCAACGGTTTTGTGGCCGGTGTGATTGCACCCCTGGTCATGCATTCGGCCGTGCTGCTGGCCATTGGCTCCATCAGCATGCTGGTGATCGGTTTGCTGTCCTGGATGCTGCTGCACCACTACTGGCCCGAAATCGGCCGCCACGCCTCGGAGACCTGA
- the orn gene encoding oligoribonuclease: protein MSEASCIPTDSVAVIEAAPAPQPVLSKSDLNLVWLDCEMTGLNPDRDRIIEIAVVVSSADLQIRMEGPVFAIHQSDELLGGMDAWNKGTHGKSGLIERVKASTVTEAEAEAALIAFLSKYVPKGKVPLCGNSIAQDRRFMERYMPKLNNFFHYRNIDVSTLKELARRWKPVAYTSFKKAQRHTALADVHESIDELQHYRKELLSV from the coding sequence ATGTCTGAAGCCTCCTGCATTCCTACCGATTCCGTCGCAGTCATCGAAGCTGCTCCTGCTCCACAGCCTGTTTTATCCAAGTCCGACCTCAATCTGGTCTGGCTGGACTGCGAAATGACGGGGCTGAATCCCGATCGTGATCGCATCATTGAAATTGCCGTGGTGGTCAGCAGCGCCGATCTGCAAATCCGCATGGAAGGTCCGGTGTTTGCCATTCACCAGTCCGACGAATTGCTGGGCGGCATGGATGCCTGGAACAAGGGCACGCATGGCAAGAGCGGGTTGATCGAGCGCGTGAAAGCTTCCACCGTGACGGAAGCCGAGGCCGAGGCCGCGCTGATTGCCTTTCTCTCCAAGTACGTGCCCAAGGGCAAGGTGCCGCTGTGCGGCAACAGCATTGCGCAGGATCGGCGCTTCATGGAGCGCTACATGCCCAAGCTCAACAACTTCTTTCACTACCGCAATATCGACGTCAGCACTCTGAAAGAATTGGCCAGACGCTGGAAGCCCGTGGCCTATACCTCGTTCAAGAAAGCCCAGCGCCATACGGCATTGGCCGATGTGCATGAGTCGATTGACGAGCTGCAGCACTACCGCAAAGAACTGCTCAGCGTCTGA
- a CDS encoding gluconate:H+ symporter: protein MSEFDIQLLMTALISVLLLVALIISRIRMHPLLALLLVSVGVGFATHMEPASIVKNITDGAGKTLGAVGVVIALGAMLGKILADAGITEQIANAILRGTSKRMIPWAMTLVAFIVGIPMFFEVGLVVMLPLIFSVARKLETQERFKGSAYVYVGVPVIAALAAMHGMVPPHPGPLTAIATLKTTVGPTMLYGFLAAIPALILGGPLYGAFIAPRMTTRPEQALLDQFTIAEKQDDRQAPSVALGVLAALLPAILMLIHALTETFLPKASAATHVSAFLGNPLIAMLLGVLFAIVTLVYARGGDAEKLRESLGKSLKPIAGIMLIIAGGGAFQQMLTSAKVGDAIVHLTQQFAFPPLILGWLIAMLLSVSTGSATVGIVGAAGLLAPLAGADPSLNLPLLALAIGSGSLFFNYANHAGFWMVKESFGMTMGEATKTISVVQSIVSLIGLVMVLLFNAF, encoded by the coding sequence ATGTCTGAATTCGATATTCAACTGCTGATGACCGCCTTGATCAGCGTCTTGCTGCTGGTCGCTCTGATTATTTCGCGCATACGCATGCACCCGCTGCTGGCCTTGCTGCTTGTCTCCGTCGGCGTGGGCTTTGCCACCCATATGGAGCCGGCCAGCATTGTGAAAAACATCACCGACGGTGCCGGCAAGACCCTGGGCGCCGTAGGTGTGGTGATCGCCCTGGGCGCCATGCTGGGCAAGATTCTTGCCGATGCAGGCATTACCGAGCAGATCGCCAATGCCATTTTGCGCGGTACGTCCAAGCGCATGATTCCCTGGGCCATGACCCTGGTGGCCTTTATCGTCGGCATCCCCATGTTCTTCGAAGTGGGCCTGGTGGTCATGCTGCCGCTGATTTTCAGCGTAGCCCGCAAGCTCGAAACACAGGAACGCTTCAAAGGCTCGGCCTATGTCTATGTGGGCGTGCCGGTGATTGCCGCGCTGGCTGCCATGCACGGCATGGTGCCGCCCCACCCCGGACCCCTGACCGCGATTGCCACGCTCAAGACCACGGTCGGCCCCACCATGCTCTACGGCTTTCTGGCCGCCATTCCGGCGCTGATACTGGGCGGCCCTCTGTATGGCGCTTTCATCGCTCCCCGCATGACGACACGCCCAGAGCAGGCTTTGCTGGACCAGTTCACCATTGCCGAAAAGCAGGACGACCGCCAGGCACCCAGCGTGGCCCTGGGCGTGCTGGCCGCACTGCTGCCAGCCATTCTGATGCTGATTCACGCCCTGACCGAGACCTTTCTACCCAAGGCATCGGCTGCGACCCATGTCTCGGCCTTTCTGGGCAATCCCTTGATTGCCATGCTGCTGGGCGTGCTGTTTGCCATCGTCACCCTGGTGTATGCGCGGGGCGGCGATGCCGAAAAGCTGCGTGAGAGTCTGGGCAAAAGCCTCAAGCCCATCGCCGGCATCATGCTCATCATTGCCGGCGGCGGCGCCTTTCAGCAGATGCTCACCAGCGCCAAGGTCGGCGATGCCATCGTGCACCTGACCCAGCAATTCGCCTTTCCGCCGCTGATTCTGGGCTGGCTGATCGCGATGCTGCTGTCCGTTTCCACCGGCTCGGCCACCGTGGGTATTGTGGGTGCCGCCGGCTTGCTGGCACCGCTGGCCGGCGCAGACCCCAGCCTCAATCTGCCCTTGCTGGCACTGGCCATTGGCAGCGGCTCCCTGTTCTTCAACTACGCCAACCACGCCGGCTTCTGGATGGTCAAGGAATCCTTTGGCATGACCATGGGCGAAGCCACCAAAACAATCTCCGTCGTGCAGTCCATCGTCTCGCTGATCGGCCTGGTGATGGTGCTGCTGTTCAACGCCTTCTGA